In Janibacter sp. CX7, a single genomic region encodes these proteins:
- a CDS encoding response regulator transcription factor, producing MSAILIAEDHDEIASFIDKGLRASGYRTTIVGDGRQAWALASTGAFDLLVLDVGLPGLDGFEVLRRLRGDDVDLPVIILTARDGVDDTVAGLEGGANDYMTKPFQFAELLARVRLRLREGGAAPADDGALVAGDLSLDVRRRTARVAGREVELTAREFSLLEAFVEHVEQVLSREQLLGMVWDMDFDPGSNVVDVFVRSLRAKIGAERITTVRGVGYRLRAEARGGAGDAAARD from the coding sequence ATGAGCGCCATCCTCATCGCCGAGGACCACGACGAGATCGCCAGCTTCATCGACAAGGGGCTGCGGGCCAGCGGCTACCGCACGACGATCGTCGGCGACGGCCGGCAGGCCTGGGCGCTCGCCTCGACCGGGGCCTTCGACCTGCTCGTGCTCGACGTCGGCCTGCCCGGGCTCGACGGCTTCGAGGTGCTGCGCCGGCTGCGCGGCGACGACGTCGACCTGCCCGTCATCATCCTCACGGCACGAGACGGGGTCGACGACACCGTCGCGGGTCTCGAGGGCGGGGCCAACGACTACATGACCAAGCCCTTCCAGTTCGCCGAGCTGCTCGCCCGCGTCCGGCTGCGGCTGCGCGAGGGCGGGGCGGCCCCGGCCGACGACGGGGCGCTCGTCGCGGGCGACCTCAGCCTCGACGTCCGCCGACGCACCGCGCGCGTCGCCGGCCGTGAGGTGGAGCTGACGGCCCGCGAGTTCTCCCTGCTCGAGGCCTTCGTCGAGCACGTCGAGCAGGTGCTCTCCCGCGAGCAGCTGCTCGGCATGGTGTGGGACATGGACTTCGACCCGGGGTCCAATGTCGTCGACGTCTTCGTCCGCTCGCTGCGGGCGAAGATCGGGGCCGAGCGGATCACCACCGTCCGTGGGGTCGGCTACCGGCTGCGGGCCGAGGCCCGGGGCGGTGCCGGCGACGCGGCGGCACGCGACTAG
- a CDS encoding cell wall metabolism sensor histidine kinase WalK: MAAERGRPRLARDTIVGWMVLVLFVSLLSVVIVVRESLHVSVTERANADVTQEIEEFRTFTRTGVDPETSRPFTTAERLLTVYLSRQRPGSGEVIVGYVGESGVVTTSYGAGAPDVDEYDLTRDPAVLRAAEQGTSGTLDTPAGEMRWARTVVDVRGGDDAMLLVAVFTGEGTAEADRTVRMLTLVSLGTLLLAGVISWLVAGRILRPVRQVQEAAAEITEHDLTRRITVGDDDVSGLAATFNRMLDRLEEAFRAEQRFVDDAGHELRTPITVIRGHLELMDDDPASREVTMRIVTQELDRMSRIVTDLLALAKADRPDFVRLGEEVDLPALTISLEAKVSALADRSWRLAHVAEGTARLDTQRVTQAVLQLAHNAVQHTADGDAITLSSDVVVDPDLGPALTISVADTGPGVPVAEREHIFERFAHGEPPDGRRHSGAGLGLSIVRAIAEGHGGRVDVGGTPGEGAVFTLVLPTHTPASHDHPEQT; encoded by the coding sequence ATGGCGGCTGAGCGCGGCCGTCCACGGCTGGCCCGCGACACCATCGTCGGCTGGATGGTGCTCGTGCTCTTCGTCAGTCTGCTGTCGGTCGTCATCGTCGTGCGCGAGAGCCTGCACGTGTCGGTCACGGAGCGGGCCAACGCCGACGTGACCCAGGAGATCGAGGAGTTCCGCACCTTCACCCGCACCGGCGTCGACCCCGAGACCTCCCGTCCCTTCACGACGGCGGAGCGGCTGCTCACCGTCTACCTCTCCCGGCAGCGGCCGGGCAGTGGCGAGGTGATCGTCGGCTACGTCGGGGAGTCGGGCGTCGTGACGACGTCCTACGGCGCCGGGGCGCCGGACGTCGACGAGTACGACCTCACCCGGGACCCGGCCGTGCTGCGCGCGGCCGAGCAGGGGACGTCGGGCACCCTCGACACCCCCGCCGGCGAGATGCGCTGGGCCCGCACCGTCGTCGACGTGCGGGGCGGCGACGACGCGATGCTGCTCGTCGCCGTCTTCACGGGGGAGGGCACGGCCGAGGCCGACCGCACGGTGCGCATGCTCACCCTCGTCTCGCTCGGGACCCTGCTCCTCGCGGGCGTCATCTCGTGGCTCGTCGCCGGGCGGATCCTGCGGCCGGTGCGGCAGGTGCAGGAGGCGGCGGCCGAGATCACCGAGCACGACCTCACCCGACGGATCACCGTGGGCGATGACGACGTGTCGGGTCTGGCGGCGACCTTCAACCGCATGCTCGACCGGCTCGAGGAGGCCTTCCGCGCGGAGCAGCGCTTCGTCGACGACGCCGGCCACGAGCTGCGCACGCCGATCACCGTGATCCGTGGTCACCTCGAGCTCATGGACGACGACCCGGCGTCGCGGGAGGTGACGATGCGCATCGTCACCCAGGAGCTGGACCGGATGAGCCGGATCGTCACCGACCTGCTCGCCCTGGCCAAGGCCGACCGACCGGACTTCGTGCGGCTCGGCGAGGAGGTCGACCTGCCGGCGCTGACCATCTCGCTCGAGGCCAAGGTCTCGGCGCTCGCCGACCGCAGCTGGCGGCTCGCCCACGTCGCCGAGGGCACGGCCCGGCTCGACACCCAGCGCGTCACCCAGGCCGTGCTCCAGCTGGCGCACAACGCCGTGCAGCACACCGCCGACGGCGACGCGATCACCCTCTCCTCGGACGTCGTCGTCGACCCCGATCTCGGTCCCGCTCTGACGATCAGCGTGGCCGACACCGGGCCCGGCGTGCCGGTCGCCGAGCGGGAGCACATCTTCGAGCGCTTCGCCCACGGCGAGCCCCCGGACGGACGCCGCCACAGCGGCGCCGGCCTCGGGCTGTCGATCGTCCGAGCCATCGCCGAGGGCCACGGCGGGCGGGTCGACGTCGGCGGCACGCCCGGCGAGGGTGCCGTCTTCACCCTCGTGCTCCCCACCCACACCCCTGCCAGCCACGACCACCCGGAGCAGACATGA
- a CDS encoding uracil-xanthine permease family protein produces MTTSDPTRPPAPFGLGWTVHGDGREVRPGEVVRPGERLSWPRTIGLGAQHVVAMFGATFLVPLITGLPPATTLFFSGIGTMLFLLITAGRVPSYLGSSFAFIAPLAAASKSHDMPTALGGVVMAGLALALIGVVVQMAGDRWLRALMPPVVTGAIVALIGLNLAPSAKVNFMKSPVTALVTVVVILLVTVATRTLFSRIAILVGVAAGYATALLRDEVSFARMHEADWLGAPDFHAPHFELAVAGLFIPVVLVLVAENVGHIRSVASMTGEDLDPLTGRALIADGLATTLAGAGGGSGTTTYAENIGVMAATRVYSTAAYWVAALVALLLSFSPKFGEAIATVPPGVLGGAGVVLYGMIGLLGAKIWVEAKVDFGNPINLMTAAVALIIGIADFTWKVGDLQFAGIALGTVAALLGFHVMRGVNLVTRAVPDPLMKASSSDAHPGLTPPS; encoded by the coding sequence GTGACGACATCTGACCCGACCCGGCCCCCCGCCCCCTTCGGCCTCGGCTGGACCGTCCACGGTGACGGTCGCGAGGTGCGGCCCGGTGAGGTCGTGCGGCCCGGCGAGCGCCTGTCCTGGCCCCGCACGATCGGTCTCGGCGCGCAGCACGTCGTCGCGATGTTCGGCGCGACCTTTCTCGTGCCCCTCATCACCGGGCTGCCGCCGGCGACGACCCTCTTCTTCAGCGGCATCGGCACGATGCTCTTCCTGCTCATCACCGCGGGGCGGGTGCCGAGCTACCTCGGCAGCTCCTTCGCCTTCATCGCACCGCTGGCCGCGGCGTCGAAGAGCCACGACATGCCCACCGCTCTCGGCGGCGTCGTCATGGCCGGCCTCGCGCTCGCGCTCATCGGAGTCGTCGTCCAGATGGCCGGCGACCGGTGGCTGCGGGCGCTCATGCCGCCGGTCGTCACCGGCGCCATCGTCGCGCTCATCGGGCTCAACCTCGCGCCGAGCGCCAAGGTCAACTTCATGAAGTCCCCGGTGACCGCCCTCGTGACGGTCGTCGTCATCCTGCTCGTCACCGTCGCGACGCGGACGCTCTTCTCCCGCATCGCGATCCTCGTCGGTGTCGCCGCCGGCTACGCCACCGCGCTGCTGCGTGACGAGGTCAGCTTCGCCCGGATGCACGAGGCCGACTGGCTCGGGGCACCGGACTTCCACGCGCCCCACTTCGAGCTCGCGGTCGCCGGTCTCTTCATCCCGGTCGTCCTCGTCCTCGTGGCGGAGAACGTCGGGCACATCCGCTCGGTCGCCTCGATGACGGGGGAGGACCTCGACCCGCTGACGGGCAGGGCGCTCATCGCTGACGGCCTCGCCACGACCCTGGCCGGAGCCGGCGGTGGATCGGGCACGACGACCTACGCCGAGAACATCGGCGTCATGGCCGCCACCCGCGTCTACTCGACCGCCGCCTACTGGGTCGCCGCGCTCGTCGCGCTGCTGCTGTCCTTCTCGCCGAAGTTCGGCGAGGCCATCGCCACCGTGCCCCCGGGGGTCCTCGGCGGGGCGGGCGTCGTCCTCTACGGCATGATCGGCCTGCTCGGGGCGAAGATCTGGGTCGAGGCCAAGGTCGACTTCGGCAACCCGATCAACCTCATGACCGCTGCCGTGGCGCTGATCATCGGCATCGCCGACTTCACGTGGAAGGTCGGGGACCTGCAGTTCGCGGGCATCGCCCTGGGCACCGTCGCGGCGCTGCTCGGCTTCCACGTCATGCGTGGGGTCAACCTCGTGACCCGCGCCGTGCCCGACCCCTTGATGAAGGCTTCTTCATCCGACGCTCATCCGGGACTCACACCCCCTTCGTAA